The window GAAGGCGCGCTGCGCGTCCGCCTTGCTCAGTCCGGCGATCTGCCGTTTCAGCGCCACCAGATGGTCGATCAGCAGCCGCATCAGGGGAGTGGTGGCGTGAATCCAGCGGCCATGCAGGGAAGCGGCGTCCGGGAAGGACTTTTCCACCAGCGCACGCGGCACGAAGAGGAGAAGAATCCGGCCTTGGAAACTCCGGATGGTGCAAGGCTGATCCATGTCCAGCGCGAGGATGCTCGGCCCCTGCGCTGGATGCGATGCTTGCGATGCGTGCGCCGCATCAGGGCCCGACCGGCCGCCCAGGAACTGCGCCGGCGGCCCCTCGAGGAATACGCTGAAGGTGATGTCGCGCACGCTCTCGGTCGACACCCGGCCTAATGAGCGCACGGCCAGGTTCGGTCCGGTGAGGAAGTCGAAGAGGCTCAGGTCGTCGATGGTATAGCGGGACAGCGACGCCTTGAAAGTATCCTCGGGCCGCTTCGAAGGAGGATGTATGTCATAGACAGGACTCATGCGCTCCTGCCAGGCCAGGAAACTCCGGCGGGCGTCCCCCTGGACGCTGAAGCTGCTGCGCACGATGCCCGGCGCGAGTGCCGGCGGCTCCGGCGGCTGCGGCGGCAGCCACAACCGGCTTCGTTCTACTACGTCGTCATGCAGTGCGGCGCCCATGGCTGTGTTCGTCCGGTCTTGACCCGTCCCACGCGGCCGGACCTTGACTGTCTATCGACGAGCCGATGTCCCGCATGGAATCCGTTGATGCAGAAGGCGAGCTTACCAGTAGGGGCAGGGCGGCAGTACGCAACGGACGGCCACGACTTGCCCGGGGCTCGGCCCGGGGGCTGCCGGCAGTGGGTGCCGGAAATGCCGCAGGCCGCCGCGCGCGGACGCGCCGGCGGCCTCGAGGCAAGCGCCGGCGGCCCGGCGCGTCCTCCGCTGTCAGGCGAGCATGCCGCTGTCAGGCCACCGCCGGGTAGTCGATATAGCCGTGCGCGCCATTCCCGCCATACAGCGAGGCGTCCTCGAACGGCTTGTTCAGCGGCCTGTTCTCGCGGAAGCGGCGCGGCAGGTCGGGGTTGGTGATCATCTTGCGACCGAACGACACCATGTCGGCGCGGCCGCTGCGAATGGCTTCCTCGGCCATCTCCTGCGTATAGCCGTTATTCACCATCCACACGCCGCTGTACAGGCGATGCAGCGCCTCGTAGTCGAACGCGACGTTGTCGCGCGGGCCGCCGGTGTGGCCTTCGACGACGTGGATATACACGGGATGCAGCGTCTCCAGTTCGCGCACGACGTGCTCGAACAAGGGCTGCGGGTTGCTCTCCAGCGCGTCGTTGACCGGCGAGACCGGCGCCAGGCGGACGCCGACCCGGTCGGCGCCGATCTCCGCGATCACCGCGGCCATGACCTCCAGCAGGAAGCGGGCGCGGTTCTCGATGCTGCCGCCATAGGCATCGGTGCGCTTGTTGGTGCCGTCGCGCAGGAAGGCGTCGAGCAGGTAGCCATGCGCGCCGTGGACTTCGACGCCGTCGAAGCCTGCCCGGACGGCATTGGCCGCGGCCGTGCGGAAGTCATCGACGATGCCTGCGATCTCGGCCGTCTCGAGCGCGCGCGGCAGCGAGCATTCGACGAAGCCCTGGCCATTGATGAAGGTCTTGGCATTGGCGGCGATGGCCGACGGCGCTACCGGGGACTGGTTGTCCGGCTGGAAGTGCGTGTGCGACATGCGGCCCGTGTGCCAGATCTGCAGGAAGATCCGGCCGCCCTTCGCGTGCACCGCGTCGGTCACCTTCTTCCAGGCCGCGATCTGTTCCGGGGTGTAGATGCCCGGCGTATTGGTATAGCCCTGGGCCGTGGTGGAAACCTGGGTGGCTTCCGCGATGATCAGGCCGACGCTGGCACGCTGGCTGTAGTACTCGACCACCATGTCGGTCGGCACCAGGTCGTCGTCGGCGCGGCTGCGCGTGAGCGGCGCCATGGCCATGCGGTTGGCGAGCTCGAGCTTGCCCAGCTGGATCGGCTGGAACAGGGCATCGGTGAGGAAGGCTTCGGTCTGTGCACCCATGAGTGGCTTACTCCGTGATGGGACGATGGCTTGCGGCGGCCGGGGCCGCCGGTTGGAACAGGTGGTCGAACATCAGGTCGACGCTGCGCCGCAGCGGCTCGGTCGAGCGCTCGATCTTCATGCGCAGCAGCGCGCCCTCCCAGACATCCCAGGCCAGGCCGGAAAGATCGGAAGGGGAGATATCGGTGCGGATGGCATGGCATGCCTGGGCCTGGCCGATCATGCCGGCAAGCCGTTCGCGCCAGGCCAGCTGCGCCGCTTGCAGGGCGGCACGGCAGGCTTCGCTGGACAAGGCGATCTCCGCCGCGAAGTTGCCGATCAGGCAGCCGGCCTGCAGCGCCCTCGACTGGTGGTAGGCGATCATGCGGCTGAACACATAGCGGATCGCCTCCATCGGCTCCGGTGGCGCCATCTCGATCATGGCCTCCCACGACCGATGCAGGTAGTCCGCGTACTGCGCGATGATGGCCGCGGCGAACGCTTCCTTGCTTTCGAAGTGGTTGTAGAACGAACCCTTCGGCACGCCGGCATGATCGGTGATCTGCTGGATGCCGGTGGCGTTGTAGCCGAGGCGCGAGAACAACTCGCGCCCGGCCTTGGTCAGGCGGTTGGGGATGTCGGTCTTGTCTGCGGTGCGGGCCATGGCGGGAATAATATGACCAGTCGTCTTAAAAAGCAACAGAGCCCTGCCGCATTCCAGCGGGAGGCCGAAGGCTTTCGACTAATCCATTGATTTAATGAGGAAATACTCAGCTTGACGCGCCGTAGTGGTGTGGAGACGTGGAGACAATGCGATACGGATACGGCTGACACCGCCGGCGTGCCCCCCCCCGGCTCATTCACCGATGACTCGCCCGGACATTATCGAGATTTCCACGCGGCGTACTCCACGGGCATGCAGACCGCACACGGCCGATAGCCGGCAGCGATGGCCGTCATCTCGTCCAGGAAGAACACGCGATGCTTCTCATAGCCACCACGGGCAATCGCTCGCAGCGCCGCACGGCAATCCAGCCGGCCGTATAGCTTGCCACCCCGATGGCCGCCGAGAGTGCCGGGCATGGCGCTGGCGTATGGCCTGCCGTCAGGCCCGATCAAAGTAAACGTTCGATCCAGGGTGGGCATGGGCGGTGTCATGTCACGTCACTGTGACGTGGCGGGAAGCCGCCACAAGTACCACGCCGCGATCGTGCGCCAGGGACTCCAGGTCTCGCCGAGCGCGCGCATCTGGCGGGGCGTGGGCGCCTGCGCCAGCCGCTTCAGGCGGCGGTACCCCTCCCGCACGCCGAAGTCGTCGACCGGCAGGATGTCGGAACGCTCCAGCGAGTAGATCAGGAACATTTCGACGGTCCAGCGTCCTACGCCGCGCAAGGGGATCAGGCGCTCGATCAGCGCGGCATCGGGGAGACGCCGCGCCTCCTCCAGGCTGGGCACGATGCCGTCGACGGCCGCCTGGGCGATGCCGCGTATGGTGGCCAGCTTGGCGGCGGAGAAGCCGCACGCGCGCTGCAACCCGGGATCGGTTGCCAGCAGTTGGCCGGGCGTTGGGAAGGAAACCTCCGGGTAAAGGGCCAGCAGTCTCGCGAGAATCGCATCGCCGGCCTTGGCATGCAGTTGCTGGTAGGCAATGGCCCGCACCAGGGCCTCGTAGAGTTCGCGGTCAGGCTTGGCCTGAAGCTTGCACGGGC of the Cupriavidus malaysiensis genome contains:
- a CDS encoding alkene reductase → MGAQTEAFLTDALFQPIQLGKLELANRMAMAPLTRSRADDDLVPTDMVVEYYSQRASVGLIIAEATQVSTTAQGYTNTPGIYTPEQIAAWKKVTDAVHAKGGRIFLQIWHTGRMSHTHFQPDNQSPVAPSAIAANAKTFINGQGFVECSLPRALETAEIAGIVDDFRTAAANAVRAGFDGVEVHGAHGYLLDAFLRDGTNKRTDAYGGSIENRARFLLEVMAAVIAEIGADRVGVRLAPVSPVNDALESNPQPLFEHVVRELETLHPVYIHVVEGHTGGPRDNVAFDYEALHRLYSGVWMVNNGYTQEMAEEAIRSGRADMVSFGRKMITNPDLPRRFRENRPLNKPFEDASLYGGNGAHGYIDYPAVA
- a CDS encoding DNA-3-methyladenine glycosylase family protein; amino-acid sequence: MTDSIAADLSPRAYRRAAQFLSGLDADWARHIAATGPCKLQAKPDRELYEALVRAIAYQQLHAKAGDAILARLLALYPEVSFPTPGQLLATDPGLQRACGFSAAKLATIRGIAQAAVDGIVPSLEEARRLPDAALIERLIPLRGVGRWTVEMFLIYSLERSDILPVDDFGVREGYRRLKRLAQAPTPRQMRALGETWSPWRTIAAWYLWRLPATSQ
- a CDS encoding TetR/AcrR family transcriptional regulator gives rise to the protein MARTADKTDIPNRLTKAGRELFSRLGYNATGIQQITDHAGVPKGSFYNHFESKEAFAAAIIAQYADYLHRSWEAMIEMAPPEPMEAIRYVFSRMIAYHQSRALQAGCLIGNFAAEIALSSEACRAALQAAQLAWRERLAGMIGQAQACHAIRTDISPSDLSGLAWDVWEGALLRMKIERSTEPLRRSVDLMFDHLFQPAAPAAASHRPITE
- a CDS encoding helix-turn-helix domain-containing protein, with protein sequence MGAALHDDVVERSRLWLPPQPPEPPALAPGIVRSSFSVQGDARRSFLAWQERMSPVYDIHPPSKRPEDTFKASLSRYTIDDLSLFDFLTGPNLAVRSLGRVSTESVRDITFSVFLEGPPAQFLGGRSGPDAAHASQASHPAQGPSILALDMDQPCTIRSFQGRILLLFVPRALVEKSFPDAASLHGRWIHATTPLMRLLIDHLVALKRQIAGLSKADAQRAFVTAVELLVAAFSHQAGLAGSARAAVRAAAYGQVRRHVEARLHDPDLSPESVLASLQLSRASVYRMFEHEGGLAAYIRNRRLRMAADELVRFPHLEVQDIASGLGFKDASSFTRAFRRAFDIAPRELHEYAPLLPRPESRRQRFA
- a CDS encoding Ada metal-binding domain-containing protein translates to MPTLDRTFTLIGPDGRPYASAMPGTLGGHRGGKLYGRLDCRAALRAIARGGYEKHRVFFLDEMTAIAAGYRPCAVCMPVEYAAWKSR